The segment ACGTTCGAGGTCTCCAATCTGTTCAAGCTGCTCGTCCAGTAATTCTTTCACTTCCGGATGACGGAAGAAATATTCCACCACATCCTGTCTTTCCTGAATCGGCTTTACATCTTTCAACGGGAATAAAATCCACCGGCGCAACAATCGGGAACCCATCGGAGAAATCGTTTTGTCGATGACATCCAGCAGGCTTTTCCCGTCTTCGTTCATCGCACTGACCAGCTCCAGACTACGTACCGTAAACTTATCCAGACGGACATAACGCTCTTCTTCTATCCGAGATAACGAAGTGATATGAGAAATATGGGTATGCTGTGTCTGATCCAAATAATACAAAATAGCCCCTGAAGCGATAATTCCCAACTTCAGGTGCTGGATACCGAAACCTTTCAGGTTCTTTGTTTCGAAATGCTTCAGCAGACGGTCGTTGGCTGCTTCAGAAGTAAAAATCCAGTCGTCCAGTTCGTACGTAAAATAACGCGGACCAAAGAGTTCTTCGAATCTTTTCTTGTTGTTCCGTTCTATCAGGACTTCTTTCGGCGAGAAGTTATTCAACAGCTTATCAATATAATCCGTCGTTCCTTCGGCCGTGAGGAATTCACCCGTAGAAATATCGAGGAAAGAAACGCCACATTTGTCTTTTACCAGATGAATGGCTGCCAGGAAATTATTTTCCTTATGGTTCAAGATATTATCGTTGATAGAAACGCCCGGAGTTACCAGTTCAGTAATTCCGCGCTTCACGAGTTTCTTGGCCAACTTCGGGTCTTCCAGCTGGTCGCATATAGCTACCCGTTTGCCGGCACGCACCAGTTTCGGCAAATAAGTATCCAAGGCATGATGCGGAAACCCGGCCATCTCGACCGACTGCCCTACTCCATTCGCCCGTTTTGTCTGGACAATGCCCAATATTTCAGCTCCGACGACTGCGTCATCGCCATACATCTCGTAAAAGTCGCCCACACGAAACAGTAAAATAGCATCTGGATGTTTCGCCTTGATATCAAAATACTGCTTCATCAATGGGGTTTCTACTATCTTTGCCACGATTTATCCTGCTTTAAATTAATCTGAGCAAAATTAGCACAAAAATAGGAAACGGAAAAATGCTCTTTCCCGAAACTCAGCCCATCATTTATCCTTTCCGGATCAGTTCAGGATGCTGGCATTCTTCTTTGAGGAAGGTTTCGATATGGCGTTTTTTCTTGTCTTCCAATATTTCATTGATCTTAATCAGTATGCCCGTTTCTTCCACTTCACCGAATTCATGGTTGATAGCCGTACCGAATACCTTCATCTTCGGAGAAAGACTCATATAGGCATTTACCAATGGCGGGACATTAATACCAAATTTCCGGACTTCCTGATTCAATACCTTATAATTATCCTTGAAATTATCATAGCGGAACAACTCTTTCATCCGCTCTACATCTGTATTGGTCTGCAACGGATAAATCGGGGTTACCAAATGTTCTTTATCCTCAAAATGATGATGCAGGAAATACAGAATCATATTCCTAGCCTCAGTATTATAGGTATTATACATCGTTACCTTTCCAAAGAAATACTGCAACGTAGGGTCGATTACCGACAAAGCCCCCAGTCCATCCCAAAGATTATCCAAAACGAACAATCCCCGAGCATTGCCCGAACGCGTTGCCTGAAACTCAAGGGCCACAAACGAACGGCCTAATTCTACAGTATAAGGCAGATATTCCCGGATAAACCGGTCGGAGAAATTAAACAGATGAGATGTTGCCAAAACAGGTTTGCCCTGTTTGTCGAACCGGACATCCGAGCCACAAAGGAAACGATAACCACCCAAGATCATCTCTTCATCCGGATTCCAGACAATCAGCTGCCGGTATGCGTCTTCCATCGTATCGAACTCATCAATATCAACCGGGAACCCGGTTCCACCACCATAATAACGGAAAGCGATTTCCCGCAGACGTCCAATTTCTTGCATTACATTGGGTGAATCGTGAGCGGTTATGACATAAATCTCATTATTTGATTTATTCGTACGGCGAAGCAACTTGTCTTTCGTCAACTCCGCTTTCAATAAGCCGCGGTCAATCGGTTGAATGATATCTTGCATCGTATTATCCTTTTAAATGATAAACAATTTGTTTTACCCATTCCGCCCACTCTACCGACTTCTGGCCGGAAGTGAAGGTTTGCCACGGAATCGGTTTTCCAAAGTAGATATGGAATGTTTTATGCTTGGCCCGGAACATCTCGTCCGGCAAATAAATCATTTCATAATTCATCTTGATACCCAGTTTTTTCCGAATATTGGCCAACCGGTAAAAACGGGCAGAATTCTGTCCGTCAAAATAAACCGGCACGATATCCCGTTTGTATTGCACTGCCTTCTGGATAAACGACTTTTTCCATTCCAAATCTACAATCTTCCCGTTTATTTTCCGTGAACAAAGTCCAGCTGGAAAGGTAATAATCTGATTGTCGGAAGCGTATGCCTCCTCAATTCGAAGAGCATTATCGCGTCCTTGTGCGCCATGCTTGTTAATCGGGACAAAAATAGATTGCAGATTCTGTAAATAGAGCAGAAGATCGTTCACCAGATAACGGATTTTTCCATCATACCGCCGGCCAATATAAGCCGACAGGCAAATCCCGTCCATTCCTCCAAGCGGATGATTGGAAGCAAATATAAACCGCCCGTCGGACTTCAGGTTCTCTTCACCGTGAATATCCAGCTTCAAATCGAAATAACCGAGTAAAGATTCCATGAAATCAACCCCATACTTGTCGTGATAACGAAGTATAATGTCATTCAGTTCATCCTGATGAACCGTACGAACCAGATAATTAACCAGAAAGTCCGGGATCTTCTTCGCAGCAGAAGGGGCTTTCTGTTCCAATACCTTACGGATATTTATCAAATTAATTCCTTGTTCGTTCATTGGAGATTGATTCTTTTCGTTACAAACTTACAATAAAAAATAACATGATATGTATATATTCAATAAAACCTGTGAAAAAAGACCACAACCCTGTTAATCATGAGTTCAATTCTTGCCAGAAAATAAATGGTGAACAGAAGTCAAGAAGCTTTTCACATATATCGAAAAGCCCGTTTCTAACGAGAATCAAATTCATTTCCAGACATAATAGAATCATAATGTAATATATTCCGCATGAAATTAGCGGATGGATTATATAAATTGTTACAAAATGATAGTTATCTTTGCAGCACGAAACTGTTAAGCGCAACTTCTTATTAACATGAAAGAGAATAATAAACCAACATCCATCCTTTTAATCTATACGGGCGGAACTATCGGGATGATACAAAGCCAGGAAACAGGATTACTCGAACCTTTCGATTTTCAATATTTGTCCCAGTTTATTCCTGATCTGAATGCTTTAGACTGTACCATTTCGACTATCCAATTTGAGAATCCGCTTGATTCATCCGAAATCGGACCAGATGTATGGATCAAAATAGCACAGATTATTACCGAGAATTATGCTATATACGACGGATTTGTCGTTTTACACGGGACAGACACAATGGCTTTCACAGCCTCTGCCCTTAGTTTCATACTCGAGAATCTGAGTAAACCGGTTATCTTAACAGGTTCACAACTGCCATTAGGCATGCTTCGTACGGATGGAAAAGAGAATCTGATCACAGCCATTGAAATAGCTGCTGCCCGCGACGGTGATTCTCCGCTTATTCAGGAGGTTTGTATTTTCTTTGAGAATGATTTGATGCGTGGCAACCGAACCAGCAAGACGAGCGCCGACAATTTCAATGCTTTTCATTCTTATAATTACCCGGTACTGGCTCATGCAGGTATCAGTATTCATTACAACTTGCCCCATATTTACCGGTCTAAACTGAGAAAGCCTTTGAAACCGCATTATACCTTCGACAACCATATCGCCATACTCAAACTTTTCCCGGGTATGTCGCCCTCGGTTGTTGAGAATCTGCTGAATACGCCCAACTTAAAAGGAGTTGTGATGGAAACCTTCGGCAGTGGAAACGCGCCTTCGTCGGAATGGTTTCTCAAACTGATCCGAGAGGCAACCGACAAAGGTATTGTGATCGTCAATATTACGCAATGCCATACCGGAAGTGTTGAAATGGGACGATATAAAACAGGCCATCATTTACTTGAAAACGGAGTAATCAGCGGTTACGACAGTACAACCGAAAGTGCTGTTACCAAACTGATGTTTCTGTTCGGAAGCGGATTAAGTCCGGAAGAAGTAAAAGAATATATGCAGTGTTCGCTAATTGGTGAGATTACAGTAGAAGATTAAAAGAAACCATCTATTCATAAAAATGGCATACAGAATCAATTACCATTCCGGTATCTGTATGCCATTTCTTTTTCTGCCTGTTTTTTAGGAAACCTTATTCAGCTACGGCTTCCTTAGATATGGGTGAAAGATCTATTCTTTCTACCTCAGACGAGGATTCTTCCACCACGATATTTTGCCCGTCTGTCTGTTCAACTTCTTCACGAGACTTTTTCTCTTCCCGAAGTTTTTTCTTCAAGCCTAAAATATGCTGTTGGAAAATCCGGTCCGTACGTATTTTTTTCATAGCCATCTGAGCCGCGTTCTGTTGTGATTCCTTTTTAGAATATCCGATTCCGATTCCAATATGTTCGCCGGTTTCAACAAGAACGGCTGCCGTCTGGAATACCGGATTACTCTGTTCATCCTGGAACGACTCAATAATCTCAAACGATATCGGTAAGCGGTTCTTTTGTCCCCATTCAATCAAATTCGATTTGAAGTTGACTTCCGTTTCCGAAATCTTGTCAATGTCAATATGTTTTTTGATCAGGACATCATCAATAAACCGATAACACGCATCAAAACCCTGATCCAGATAAATAGCTCCGATTAATGCTTCCAAAGCATTTCCCAGCATATTGCTATTATGCGCTTCGTGCTGAGCATGCACATTAATAGAATACCTTAGCAGATGATCGATGCCCAAACTTAATCCGATCCGATTCATCGAATCGCGAGACACAATCTTGGAACGTGTATTCGTCAGGAAACCTTCTCTCTTATTCTGGAAATGCTTATAAACAATATCCGCTACCACCGCACTCAATATAGCATCACCCAAGAATTCAAGACGTTCGTTATTCAACCATTTTCCTTCATCGTCTTCTATAGATTGTGACTTATGCAGAAAAGCCTGCTTGTACAGCTGGATATTATCCGGATAAAAGCCTACAATCTTATATATAGACAAATAAGGCTCCTTACCTTTATGCATAAGGAGCCTTATTTTTTTGTATAGTTGTGATAACACGTTACTTTACAAATTTTTTAACGATTACACTGGCATTATGACCACCAAAGCCGAATGTATTTGACAAAGCTACATTTACTGTACGCTTCTGAGCTTTATTAAATGTAAAGTTCAAGTTGTAATCAATTTCCGGATCATCATCTCCTTCAGCATGGTTAATAGTTGGAGGAACGATATCTTCCTGGACGGCTTTGATACTAACGATAGCTTCCAAAGCACCCGCAGCACCCAGCAAGTGTCCTGTCATTGATTTCGTTGAACTGATATTCAATTTATAGGCGTGCTCACCAAATACTTTCTGAATAGCTTTTACTTCTGAAATATCACCTACCGGAGTAGAGGTTCCGTGAACATTGATATAGTCAATGTCTTCCGGTTTCATTTCAGCGTCTTCCAATGCATTCTTCATTACCAGGATAGCTCCTAAGCCTTCCGGATGAGAAGCTGTTAAGTGATAAGCATCGGCTGACATTCCAGCACCGGCAACTTCTGCATAGATCTTCGCTCCACGGGCCAAAGCATGTTCCAATTCTTCCAATACCAGACACGCAGCACCTTCACCCATCACGAAACCATCACGGCTTCCGCTGAACGGACGTGAAGCAGTTTCAGGAGAATCATTACGTGTTGACAAAGCATTCATTGAATTGAAGCCGCCTACACCAGGAGCAGCGATTGCAGCTTCTGCTCCACCTGTTACAATTACATTAGCTTTTCCTAAACGGATATAATTGAATGCATCTGCAATTGCATTCGTTGAAGATGCACAAGCTGATACAGTTGCAAAATTCGGGCCACGGAATCCGTAAATCATAGAAATATGACCAGCTGCGATATCCGCGATCATCTTCGGAATAAAGAACGGATTGAACTTCGGACCAATTGTATCTTTAGTCTTAGCATAACCCAATACTTCATCTTCAAAAGTCTGGATACCACCGATACCCGCAGCAAAGATAACACCGATACGATCCTTATCTTCGCTTTCCAAGTCCATTGCTGCATCTTCAATTGCTTGCTTGGCTGCACCAATGGCTAACAAACTATAACGATCACATTTGCGTGCTTCTTTACGATCTACATATAAAGAGGCATCGAAGTTTTTTACTTCACATGCAAACCGTGTCTTAAATTTACTTGCATCAAAATGAGTAATAGGTCCTGCCCCACTCTTCCCGTTGAGAAGACCCTCCCATGTTTCTGCGAGGGTATTTCCAAGAGGAGTAATAGTTCCAAGACCTGTTACTACAACTCGTTTTAATTCCATACCTTTTTATATAAAAAGGGTTGATTACTTCGCGTTAGCTTCGATATAAGCGATAGCGTCACCTACAGTTGTAATCTTTTCTGCTTGATCATCAGGAATAGAGATACCGAATTCTTTTTCAAATTCCATAATCAATTCTACTGTATCAAGAGAGTCTGCTCCTAAATCGTTAGTAAAGCTTGCTTCGTTTGTAACTTCTGATTCTTCTACACTCAGTTTATCAACGATGATATTCTTTACTTTTTCAGCTATTTCAGACATAACTTTTGAATTTAGATTAATAATTACAATATTACTTTTTATTTTTGCACTGCAAAGAAACGAATTTTTTGCGTTACAATACAAATTTAAAGACCGAAAAATGAGATAAATTGCACATTTTTTATTTTCTTGTGCACAAAAACAGAAATTATCATGAAGAATATAGCCATTTTTGCTTCCGGAGCAGGTACAAATGCAGAGAATATTGCCGAATATTTTTCTAAGAATGAAAAGATTAATGTGGCATTAATTGTGTCTAACAGATTGAAAGCGGGTGTACACGAACGGGCCGCCCGTCTGCATATTCCTTCCATTACTTTATCGAAAGCCGACTTTGAGGCCGGCGAACCGGTAATCAAAGTCTTGCAGGAATATCACATTGACTTTATTGTCTTAGCCGGTTTCATGAGCAAGATCTCTGATCCGCTTATGCAGGCTTTTCCGGAAAAGATTATCAATATCCATCCGTCTCTCTTGCCCAAACATGGCGGAAAAGGCATGTACGGCATGCATGTACACGAGGCTGTGGTTGCTGCCGGTGAAAGAGAATCAGGAATTACCATACATTATATTAATGAACATTACGATGAAGGCGCCATCATCTTCCAGGCGTCATGCGAATTACTCCCGACAGATACGCCTGAAGATGTAGCGGCAAAGGTACACGCCTTAGAATATACTTATTATCCGCAAGTCATCGAGAAGTTGCTCACTCAAGAGGCTTGAAAGGTAATTCGGTATCTTTCCGGTAACCTGTTCCGTTGAATGTGGCGATCAGCTCACCAGCTTCGTTAGTGATACGGACTTCGCAGTTGGCAAGACGTTTATGACTGAAGGCTTCACGCGCTTCGGCATAAAGGAATCCTTTGCTTTCTGATTTGAAGAAATTAATATTAGAGGTAATAGAAAATGTCAGGCGGGCATGACTGTTGGTGGCTGCCGCAAAAGCCAAGTCGGCCAAGGTAAAAATCGCTCCGCCCTGACAAACACCGCCTCCGTTCAAATGTTCGGGTTTGATTTCCATGCGGGCTTTTGCATATCCGTTGCCGGCTTCCAGTAATTCAACACCGGCCAATAGGGCAAATTTATCCCCTTGTAAAAATTCTTGTATAGTCATAGTAAGTTAATGAGTTAACAAATTAATAAAAAGACGAGTTGACAAGGATATTCCGCTTTGTCAACTCGCCCGCTATCATGCTTATTTATTCAATTTCCATTCGGCACCTTCTTTGGTATCCTTAATTTCGAAGCCCATTGCCGTCAATTCATTCCGGATCTTATCCGAAGTAGCCCAGTCTTTATTGGCTTTAGCCTGCTGGCGGATCGACAACAGTAAATCTACCGCTTTGCTGAATGCTTCCACACTGCCGTTATCGGCTCCACTCCGTGCTTCATCTTTCAAGCCAAGCAAATCAAAGACGAACAGCTGGAATACGTCTTGCAGTTCCTTCAGATCGGCTTCTGAGATCGTATCTTTTCCATCTTTAATAGAATTAATGGTACGAGAAGCATCGAACAGATGAGAGATGACAATCGGTGTATTCAGGTCATCATTCATGGCATCATAACATTTCTGTCTTAAATCCTTCAAATCGACTGTCGATGCAGCTGCCGGTTTCAACTTCAGCAAACTTGCATAAGCATCAAGCAGACGGGC is part of the Parabacteroides sp. AD58 genome and harbors:
- the purN gene encoding phosphoribosylglycinamide formyltransferase: MKNIAIFASGAGTNAENIAEYFSKNEKINVALIVSNRLKAGVHERAARLHIPSITLSKADFEAGEPVIKVLQEYHIDFIVLAGFMSKISDPLMQAFPEKIINIHPSLLPKHGGKGMYGMHVHEAVVAAGERESGITIHYINEHYDEGAIIFQASCELLPTDTPEDVAAKVHALEYTYYPQVIEKLLTQEA
- the rnc gene encoding ribonuclease III → MHKGKEPYLSIYKIVGFYPDNIQLYKQAFLHKSQSIEDDEGKWLNNERLEFLGDAILSAVVADIVYKHFQNKREGFLTNTRSKIVSRDSMNRIGLSLGIDHLLRYSINVHAQHEAHNSNMLGNALEALIGAIYLDQGFDACYRFIDDVLIKKHIDIDKISETEVNFKSNLIEWGQKNRLPISFEIIESFQDEQSNPVFQTAAVLVETGEHIGIGIGYSKKESQQNAAQMAMKKIRTDRIFQQHILGLKKKLREEKKSREEVEQTDGQNIVVEESSSEVERIDLSPISKEAVAE
- the fabF gene encoding beta-ketoacyl-ACP synthase II encodes the protein MELKRVVVTGLGTITPLGNTLAETWEGLLNGKSGAGPITHFDASKFKTRFACEVKNFDASLYVDRKEARKCDRYSLLAIGAAKQAIEDAAMDLESEDKDRIGVIFAAGIGGIQTFEDEVLGYAKTKDTIGPKFNPFFIPKMIADIAAGHISMIYGFRGPNFATVSACASSTNAIADAFNYIRLGKANVIVTGGAEAAIAAPGVGGFNSMNALSTRNDSPETASRPFSGSRDGFVMGEGAACLVLEELEHALARGAKIYAEVAGAGMSADAYHLTASHPEGLGAILVMKNALEDAEMKPEDIDYINVHGTSTPVGDISEVKAIQKVFGEHAYKLNISSTKSMTGHLLGAAGALEAIVSIKAVQEDIVPPTINHAEGDDDPEIDYNLNFTFNKAQKRTVNVALSNTFGFGGHNASVIVKKFVK
- a CDS encoding asparaginase; the protein is MKENNKPTSILLIYTGGTIGMIQSQETGLLEPFDFQYLSQFIPDLNALDCTISTIQFENPLDSSEIGPDVWIKIAQIITENYAIYDGFVVLHGTDTMAFTASALSFILENLSKPVILTGSQLPLGMLRTDGKENLITAIEIAAARDGDSPLIQEVCIFFENDLMRGNRTSKTSADNFNAFHSYNYPVLAHAGISIHYNLPHIYRSKLRKPLKPHYTFDNHIAILKLFPGMSPSVVENLLNTPNLKGVVMETFGSGNAPSSEWFLKLIREATDKGIVIVNITQCHTGSVEMGRYKTGHHLLENGVISGYDSTTESAVTKLMFLFGSGLSPEEVKEYMQCSLIGEITVED
- a CDS encoding acyl carrier protein; protein product: MSEIAEKVKNIIVDKLSVEESEVTNEASFTNDLGADSLDTVELIMEFEKEFGISIPDDQAEKITTVGDAIAYIEANAK
- a CDS encoding PaaI family thioesterase; this encodes MTIQEFLQGDKFALLAGVELLEAGNGYAKARMEIKPEHLNGGGVCQGGAIFTLADLAFAAATNSHARLTFSITSNINFFKSESKGFLYAEAREAFSHKRLANCEVRITNEAGELIATFNGTGYRKDTELPFKPLE
- a CDS encoding 1-acyl-sn-glycerol-3-phosphate acyltransferase; translated protein: MNEQGINLINIRKVLEQKAPSAAKKIPDFLVNYLVRTVHQDELNDIILRYHDKYGVDFMESLLGYFDLKLDIHGEENLKSDGRFIFASNHPLGGMDGICLSAYIGRRYDGKIRYLVNDLLLYLQNLQSIFVPINKHGAQGRDNALRIEEAYASDNQIITFPAGLCSRKINGKIVDLEWKKSFIQKAVQYKRDIVPVYFDGQNSARFYRLANIRKKLGIKMNYEMIYLPDEMFRAKHKTFHIYFGKPIPWQTFTSGQKSVEWAEWVKQIVYHLKG
- a CDS encoding GNAT family N-acetyltransferase is translated as MQDIIQPIDRGLLKAELTKDKLLRRTNKSNNEIYVITAHDSPNVMQEIGRLREIAFRYYGGGTGFPVDIDEFDTMEDAYRQLIVWNPDEEMILGGYRFLCGSDVRFDKQGKPVLATSHLFNFSDRFIREYLPYTVELGRSFVALEFQATRSGNARGLFVLDNLWDGLGALSVIDPTLQYFFGKVTMYNTYNTEARNMILYFLHHHFEDKEHLVTPIYPLQTNTDVERMKELFRYDNFKDNYKVLNQEVRKFGINVPPLVNAYMSLSPKMKVFGTAINHEFGEVEETGILIKINEILEDKKKRHIETFLKEECQHPELIRKG